One window of Arvicola amphibius chromosome 6, mArvAmp1.2, whole genome shotgun sequence genomic DNA carries:
- the Rgs14 gene encoding regulator of G-protein signaling 14 isoform X2 — MPGKPKHLGVPNGRMVLAVSDGELTSTAGSQGQSEGRGSSLSIHSLPSGPSSPFSTDDQPVASWALSFERLLQDPLGLAYFTEFLKKEFSAENVTFWKACERFQQIPASDTKQLSQEAHNIYHEFLSSQALSPVNIDRQAWLSEEVLAQPRPDMFRAQQLQIFNLMKFDSYARFVKSPLYQECLLAEAEGRPLREPGSSRLGSPDTSRKKPKLKPGKSLPLGVEELGQLPLAEGSCGRPLRKSFRREMTGGAVNSAALRRESQGSLNSSASLDLGFLAFVNSKSESHRKSLGSGDGESESRPGKYCCVYLPDGTASLALARPGLTIRDMLAGICEKRGLSLPDIKVYLVGNEQKALVLDQDCTVLADQEVRLENRITFQLELANLERVVRISAKPTKRLQEALQPILAKHGLSLEQVVLHRPGEKQLLDLEKLVSSVASQTLVLDILPVCLWKMPAILLGNGRPATLKAWWNC; from the exons GTTCTGGCTGTCTCCGATGGAG AACTGACCAGCACAGCAGGTTCCCAAGGCCAGAGTGAGGGCCGAGGCAGCTCCCTCAGCATCCACAGCCTCCCCAGTGGCCCCAGCAGCCCCTTCTCCACAGATGATCAGCCCGTGGCCAGCTGGGCCCTGTCCTTTGAGAGGCTGCTACAAGacccactgggcctggcttactTCACT GAGTTCCTGAAGAAGGAATTCAGCGCAGAGAACGTAACTTTCTGGAAAGCCTGCGAGCGGTTCCAACAGATCCCAGCCAGTGACACCAAGCAG CTATCTCAGGAGGCCCACAATATCTACCATGAGTTCCTGTCCAGCCAGGCGCTGAGCCCGGTGAACATCGACCGACAGGCCTGGCTTAGTGAGGAGGTGCTGGCCCAGCCCCGGCCGGATATGTTTCGAGCCCAGCAGCTTCAG ATCTTCAATTTGATGAAGTTCGACAGCTATGCACGCTTCGTCAAATCCCCGCTGTACCAAGAGTGCCTGCTGGCTGAGGCCGAGGGACGCCCCCTGCGGGAACCTGGCTCCTCGCGCCTCGGCAGCCCAGACACCTCGAGGAAG AAGCCGAAGCTGAAGCCTGGGAAATCGCTGCCGTTGGGCGTGGAGGAGTTGGGGCAGCTGCCGCTGGCTGAGGGCTCTTGTGGCCGCCCACTCCGCAAGTCTTTTCGTAGAG AGATGACAGGTGGAGCCGTGAACTCAGCAGCACTGCGTCGAGAGTCTCAGGGGTCCCTGAATTCTTCCGCCAGTCTGGACCTGGGCTTCCTTGCCTTCGTGAACAGCAAATCTGAG AGCCACCGAAAGAGCCTTGGAAGTGGAGACGGAGAGAGTGAAAGCCGGCCAGGGAAGTACTGCTGCGTGTACCTGCCTGATGGCACCGCCTCCTTGGCCCTGGCTCGGCCAGGCCTCACCATCCGAGACATGCTGGCAGGCATCTGTGAGAAGAGAGGCCTCTCTCTACCTGACATTAAGGTCTACCTGGTGGGCAATGAGCAG AAGGCCCTGGTCCTGGATCAGGATTGCACGGTGCTGGCAGACCAGGAAGTGCGACTGGAAAACAGGATCACCTTCCA GCTGGAGTTGGCTAACCTGGAGCGTGTGGTGAGGATCTCCGCTAAGCCCACCAAGCGTCTGCAGGAGGCGCTGCAGCCCATCCTGGCAAAGCACGGCCTGAGCCTGGAACAGGTGGTCCTGCATCGC CCAGGGGAGAAACAGCTGCTGGATTTGGAGAAGCTAGTGAGCTCAGTGGCTTCACAGACACTGGTTTTGGACATTCTTCCAG TTTGCTTGTGGAAGATGCCAGCAATTCTACTGGGAAACGGCAGACCTGCGACATTGAAG GCCTGGTGGAACTGCTGA
- the Rgs14 gene encoding regulator of G-protein signaling 14 isoform X1 — translation MPGKPKHLGVPNGRMVLAVSDGELTSTAGSQGQSEGRGSSLSIHSLPSGPSSPFSTDDQPVASWALSFERLLQDPLGLAYFTEFLKKEFSAENVTFWKACERFQQIPASDTKQLSQEAHNIYHEFLSSQALSPVNIDRQAWLSEEVLAQPRPDMFRAQQLQIFNLMKFDSYARFVKSPLYQECLLAEAEGRPLREPGSSRLGSPDTSRKKPKLKPGKSLPLGVEELGQLPLAEGSCGRPLRKSFRREMTGGAVNSAALRRESQGSLNSSASLDLGFLAFVNSKSESHRKSLGSGDGESESRPGKYCCVYLPDGTASLALARPGLTIRDMLAGICEKRGLSLPDIKVYLVGNEQKALVLDQDCTVLADQEVRLENRITFQLELANLERVVRISAKPTKRLQEALQPILAKHGLSLEQVVLHRPGEKQLLDLEKLVSSVASQTLVLDILPDGKMSEASSASPCRSQGCLPRTQDKDTHLPPLPSSLLVEDASNSTGKRQTCDIEGLVELLNRVQSSGAHDQRGLLRKEDLVLPEFLQLPSQRPGSQEAPP, via the exons GTTCTGGCTGTCTCCGATGGAG AACTGACCAGCACAGCAGGTTCCCAAGGCCAGAGTGAGGGCCGAGGCAGCTCCCTCAGCATCCACAGCCTCCCCAGTGGCCCCAGCAGCCCCTTCTCCACAGATGATCAGCCCGTGGCCAGCTGGGCCCTGTCCTTTGAGAGGCTGCTACAAGacccactgggcctggcttactTCACT GAGTTCCTGAAGAAGGAATTCAGCGCAGAGAACGTAACTTTCTGGAAAGCCTGCGAGCGGTTCCAACAGATCCCAGCCAGTGACACCAAGCAG CTATCTCAGGAGGCCCACAATATCTACCATGAGTTCCTGTCCAGCCAGGCGCTGAGCCCGGTGAACATCGACCGACAGGCCTGGCTTAGTGAGGAGGTGCTGGCCCAGCCCCGGCCGGATATGTTTCGAGCCCAGCAGCTTCAG ATCTTCAATTTGATGAAGTTCGACAGCTATGCACGCTTCGTCAAATCCCCGCTGTACCAAGAGTGCCTGCTGGCTGAGGCCGAGGGACGCCCCCTGCGGGAACCTGGCTCCTCGCGCCTCGGCAGCCCAGACACCTCGAGGAAG AAGCCGAAGCTGAAGCCTGGGAAATCGCTGCCGTTGGGCGTGGAGGAGTTGGGGCAGCTGCCGCTGGCTGAGGGCTCTTGTGGCCGCCCACTCCGCAAGTCTTTTCGTAGAG AGATGACAGGTGGAGCCGTGAACTCAGCAGCACTGCGTCGAGAGTCTCAGGGGTCCCTGAATTCTTCCGCCAGTCTGGACCTGGGCTTCCTTGCCTTCGTGAACAGCAAATCTGAG AGCCACCGAAAGAGCCTTGGAAGTGGAGACGGAGAGAGTGAAAGCCGGCCAGGGAAGTACTGCTGCGTGTACCTGCCTGATGGCACCGCCTCCTTGGCCCTGGCTCGGCCAGGCCTCACCATCCGAGACATGCTGGCAGGCATCTGTGAGAAGAGAGGCCTCTCTCTACCTGACATTAAGGTCTACCTGGTGGGCAATGAGCAG AAGGCCCTGGTCCTGGATCAGGATTGCACGGTGCTGGCAGACCAGGAAGTGCGACTGGAAAACAGGATCACCTTCCA GCTGGAGTTGGCTAACCTGGAGCGTGTGGTGAGGATCTCCGCTAAGCCCACCAAGCGTCTGCAGGAGGCGCTGCAGCCCATCCTGGCAAAGCACGGCCTGAGCCTGGAACAGGTGGTCCTGCATCGC CCAGGGGAGAAACAGCTGCTGGATTTGGAGAAGCTAGTGAGCTCAGTGGCTTCACAGACACTGGTTTTGGACATTCTTCCAG ATGGGAAGATGAGTGAAGCCAGCAGCGCATCCCCCTGCCGTAGCCAG GGATGCCTGCCTAGAACCCAGGACAAGGATACTCATCTCCCCCCATTGCCCTCCAGTTTGCTTGTGGAAGATGCCAGCAATTCTACTGGGAAACGGCAGACCTGCGACATTGAAG GCCTGGTGGAACTGCTGAACCGGGTGCAGAGCAGTGGGGCCCATGACCAGAGGGGACTTCTTCGCAAAGAGGACCTGGTACTTCCAGAATTTCTGCAGCTTCCTTCCCAAAGGCCGGGCTCTCAGGAGGCTCCACCATAG